From one Cyanobacterium stanieri PCC 7202 genomic stretch:
- a CDS encoding hypothetical protein (PFAM: Protein of unknown function (DUF2752)~KEGG: cyc:PCC7424_4966 hypothetical protein~SPTR: Putative uncharacterized protein) yields MLRLTTIKLSPKSLYGRSLGLVAFGFPIVAAYFFNITEQQSPFNCLFLKFVGIPSPGCGLTRSFLAITNGRLLESFSYNLLGPFLFCFCLIVFIHLCLEILTGRKVKAQYIKLLQNKNLQGLILISIVFYYFIRLIIFYNTGELR; encoded by the coding sequence ATGTTGCGTCTTACTACTATTAAACTCTCTCCTAAATCTTTATATGGGCGATCGCTTGGCTTAGTGGCTTTTGGCTTTCCTATTGTGGCGGCATACTTTTTCAACATTACTGAGCAACAATCCCCCTTCAACTGTTTATTTTTAAAATTTGTGGGCATTCCTAGTCCGGGATGTGGTCTAACAAGATCTTTTTTAGCAATAACAAATGGTCGTCTATTAGAGTCTTTTTCTTATAATTTGCTAGGCCCTTTTTTGTTTTGTTTTTGTCTAATTGTTTTTATCCATTTGTGTTTAGAAATATTAACAGGGAGAAAAGTAAAAGCCCAGTACATTAAACTGTTACAAAACAAAAATTTACAAGGATTGATTTTAATTTCAATTGTGTTCTATTATTTTATTAGACTAATTATTTTTTATAATACTGGAGAGTTAAGATAA
- a CDS encoding nitrate ABC transporter, ATPase subunits C and D (PFAM: ABC transporter~TIGRFAM: nitrate transport ATP-binding subunits C and D~COGs: COG1116 ABC-type nitrate/sulfonate/bicarbonate transport system ATPase component~InterPro IPR017871:IPR003439:IPR005890:IPR003593~KEGG: syn:sll1453 nitrate transport protein; NrtD~PFAM: ABC transporter related~SMART: AAA ATPase~SPTR: Nitrate transport protein; NrtD;~TIGRFAM: nitrate ABC transporter, ATPase subunits C and D) codes for MQTVTNSQVKLSKEDQAFLNISNVSKVYPTENGEYVVLDGVNLQVKKGEFICVIGHSGCGKSTLLNMVAGFHGPSSGTVTLHDKPITEPGPDRMMVFQNYSLLPWKSAYDNIYLAVNTVYGDKSDLEKKEIVNHHLEMVGLTEAATKKPGQISGGMKQRVAIARALAIKPEVLILDEPFGALDAITKEELQEELLKIWADYGLTVLMITHDIDEALFLADRIVMMTNGPSAKVGEIMEVPFDRPRIRDRVTEDPRYYELRNEAIDFLYNRYAHSEDPSDAEEVEMEEEPVNKGKIIGAIAGVILAGIVGVTMWQSFANSPASSPNNVESVN; via the coding sequence ATGCAAACCGTGACAAATTCTCAAGTTAAATTATCAAAAGAAGATCAAGCATTTTTAAATATCAGTAATGTTTCTAAGGTATATCCTACAGAAAATGGTGAATATGTAGTTTTGGATGGGGTTAATCTTCAGGTCAAAAAAGGTGAATTTATCTGTGTCATTGGTCACTCGGGCTGTGGTAAATCAACCCTTTTAAACATGGTGGCTGGATTTCATGGCCCTTCTAGTGGTACTGTTACCCTCCACGATAAACCTATTACCGAACCTGGTCCTGATCGGATGATGGTGTTTCAAAACTATTCTTTATTACCGTGGAAGAGTGCTTATGATAATATCTATCTGGCTGTTAATACGGTATATGGTGATAAGTCTGATTTAGAGAAAAAAGAAATTGTTAATCATCATCTGGAAATGGTGGGATTGACGGAGGCGGCAACGAAAAAACCGGGACAGATTTCGGGGGGGATGAAACAAAGAGTGGCCATCGCCCGTGCTTTGGCAATCAAGCCAGAGGTGTTGATTTTAGATGAACCTTTCGGGGCGCTTGATGCTATCACCAAGGAGGAGTTACAAGAGGAATTGTTAAAAATCTGGGCAGATTATGGTTTGACGGTGTTAATGATTACCCATGATATTGATGAAGCCTTATTTTTAGCCGATCGCATCGTGATGATGACCAATGGGCCTAGTGCCAAGGTGGGAGAAATTATGGAGGTTCCCTTTGATCGTCCTCGTATTCGGGATCGAGTTACCGAAGATCCCCGTTATTATGAGTTACGTAATGAAGCTATCGACTTTTTGTATAATCGTTATGCCCATTCCGAAGATCCTAGTGATGCTGAGGAAGTGGAAATGGAGGAGGAACCTGTTAATAAAGGTAAAATTATAGGGGCGATCGCTGGTGTTATCTTAGCAGGTATTGTTGGAGTAACCATGTGGCAATCCTTCGCTAACAGTCCCGCTTCTAGTCCCAATAATGTGGAGTCAGTAAATTAG
- a CDS encoding neutral amino acid ABC transporter ATP-binding protein (PFAM: ABC transporter; Branched-chain amino acid ATP-binding cassette transporter~COGs: COG0411 ABC-type branched-chain amino acid transport systems ATPase component~InterPro IPR017871:IPR003439:IPR003593~KEGG: cyt:cce_3417 ATP-binding protein of ABC transporter~PFAM: ABC transporter related~SMART: AAA ATPase~SPTR: ABC transporter): protein MCKGDFLMSQGQVASESDYILEATNLSKSFGGLKAVDNASIRVDKGCITGLIGPNGAGKSTLFNLLSNFLVADEGKIRFDGEVINGMPPHRIARKGFIRTFQVARVLSRLTVLENMLLATQTQKGENLLSVFLQPYKIKQQERENKEKAIAILESVGLLEKAHDYAGALSGGQRKLLEMARTLMTNPKLILLDEPAAGVNPTLINQICEHIVTWNKQGISFLIIEHNMDVIMSLCNHVWVLAEGSNLADGSPEYIQSNDRVLEAYLGG, encoded by the coding sequence ATGTGCAAAGGAGATTTTTTGATGAGTCAAGGGCAGGTAGCCAGTGAATCTGATTATATTTTAGAGGCGACTAATTTATCAAAGAGTTTTGGTGGTCTAAAGGCTGTTGATAATGCTAGTATTCGAGTTGATAAGGGCTGTATTACGGGATTAATTGGCCCTAATGGGGCAGGAAAAAGCACCTTATTTAATCTTCTTTCTAATTTTTTGGTAGCTGATGAGGGCAAAATTCGCTTTGATGGGGAGGTGATTAATGGTATGCCACCCCATCGTATTGCCAGAAAGGGTTTTATTCGTACTTTTCAGGTGGCAAGGGTTTTGTCCCGCCTGACGGTGTTAGAAAATATGCTATTAGCTACCCAAACTCAGAAGGGAGAAAATTTGTTATCTGTTTTTCTGCAACCCTATAAAATTAAGCAACAGGAAAGGGAAAATAAGGAAAAGGCGATCGCCATTTTAGAATCTGTCGGACTACTGGAAAAAGCCCATGATTATGCGGGGGCGTTATCTGGAGGACAAAGAAAGTTATTAGAAATGGCAAGAACTTTAATGACTAATCCTAAACTGATTTTACTTGATGAACCTGCGGCGGGGGTAAATCCCACTCTCATCAATCAAATTTGTGAGCATATTGTAACTTGGAATAAACAAGGAATTTCTTTCTTGATTATTGAGCATAATATGGATGTAATTATGTCCTTGTGTAATCATGTTTGGGTATTGGCAGAAGGTTCTAATTTGGCGGATGGTTCACCTGAATATATCCAATCTAATGATCGGGTTTTGGAGGCGTATCTGGGCGGTTAA
- a CDS encoding nitrate transport protein (COGs: COG0715 ABC-type nitrate/sulfonate/bicarbonate transport systems periplasmic components~InterPro IPR017909:IPR006311~KEGG: cyc:PCC7424_3527 nitrate transport protein~SPTR: Nitrate transport protein) produces MSRLSRRKFLVTSGLTAMGAVILHGCGTDNATSNIEQVEPIDMGENAPEITSAKLGFIALTDASPLIIALEKGFFAKYGMTDVEVLKQASWPVTRDNIELGSAGGGIDGAHILTPMPYQMTLGTTTNQPVPMYILARLNTNGQAISVSNAFPDVGLQTPERLQEAVAQANADGRDFTAAMTFPGGTHDLWMRYWLSANGVNPISSGASVVPVPPPQMVANMRTNTMDTFCVGEPWNAQLVNQGEGYSALVTGELWNDHPEKAFALRQDWVDQNPNAARALLMAVLEAQQWCDRPENVEEMCQIVSQNRWFRVPFDDIIERSRGNIDFGTGRVEENFAYSMKFWRDNASYPFKSHDLWFLTENIRWGYIPADTDTQALVDQVNREDLWREAAEALEVPADQIPSSPSRGVETFFDGTTFDPEDPQAYLDGLEFKRI; encoded by the coding sequence ATGAGCAGACTATCCCGTAGAAAATTTCTTGTTACCAGTGGACTAACGGCAATGGGAGCAGTGATATTACATGGTTGTGGCACAGATAACGCCACAAGTAATATTGAGCAAGTAGAACCCATCGATATGGGAGAAAATGCTCCCGAAATTACCTCTGCCAAACTAGGCTTTATCGCTCTTACCGATGCTTCTCCGTTAATTATCGCCCTTGAAAAAGGATTTTTTGCTAAATATGGTATGACCGATGTAGAAGTATTAAAACAAGCCTCTTGGCCCGTCACCAGAGATAACATTGAATTAGGTTCGGCGGGTGGTGGTATTGATGGCGCTCACATTTTAACTCCTATGCCCTATCAAATGACCTTGGGAACGACTACCAATCAGCCTGTACCCATGTACATTTTGGCTCGTTTAAACACCAATGGTCAGGCTATTTCTGTGAGTAATGCTTTTCCTGATGTTGGCTTACAGACTCCAGAAAGATTACAAGAAGCAGTTGCCCAAGCCAATGCCGATGGAAGAGATTTTACTGCGGCGATGACTTTTCCCGGTGGGACCCACGATTTATGGATGCGTTATTGGTTATCGGCAAATGGAGTTAATCCTATATCATCAGGTGCTTCTGTAGTACCTGTACCCCCTCCACAGATGGTGGCAAATATGAGAACCAACACCATGGATACTTTTTGTGTGGGAGAGCCTTGGAATGCTCAGTTAGTCAATCAAGGGGAAGGATATTCAGCATTAGTAACTGGAGAATTATGGAATGATCATCCCGAAAAAGCCTTTGCTTTACGTCAAGATTGGGTTGATCAAAATCCTAACGCCGCTAGGGCTTTATTAATGGCAGTTTTAGAAGCTCAACAATGGTGCGATCGCCCCGAAAACGTAGAAGAAATGTGTCAGATAGTATCCCAAAATAGATGGTTTAGAGTCCCATTCGATGACATCATCGAAAGATCAAGAGGCAACATTGATTTTGGTACAGGCAGAGTAGAAGAAAACTTCGCTTATTCCATGAAATTCTGGCGTGATAACGCTTCCTATCCCTTCAAAAGCCATGATTTATGGTTCTTAACCGAAAATATCCGTTGGGGCTACATTCCTGCTGATACCGACACCCAAGCCCTAGTAGATCAAGTCAATAGAGAAGACTTGTGGAGAGAAGCAGCCGAAGCCTTAGAAGTACCAGCAGACCAAATTCCCAGCAGTCCTTCTCGGGGTGTCGAAACCTTCTTTGATGGTACCACCTTTGACCCCGAAGATCCCCAAGCCTACTTAGATGGGTTAGAGTTCAAACGAATTTAA
- a CDS encoding hypothetical protein (KEGG: syg:sync_0628 hypothetical protein), producing the protein MKSLKINDFKTKFFLFVFGCGYLTFFSSMDITYPFLKPYIVLLPVQIILVVYFLFRKKGK; encoded by the coding sequence ATGAAAAGTTTAAAAATTAATGATTTTAAAACCAAATTTTTTTTATTCGTTTTTGGATGTGGCTATTTAACTTTTTTTTCTAGTATGGATATTACTTATCCTTTTCTAAAACCTTATATAGTGTTATTACCAGTCCAAATAATTTTAGTTGTTTACTTTCTATTTAGAAAGAAGGGTAAGTAA
- a CDS encoding nitrate ABC transporter, ATPase subunits C and D (PFAM: ABC transporter; NMT1/THI5 like~TIGRFAM: nitrate transport ATP-binding subunits C and D~COGs: COG1116 ABC-type nitrate/sulfonate/bicarbonate transport system ATPase component~InterPro IPR017871:IPR003439:IPR005890:IPR003593~KEGG: cyc:PCC7424_3525 nitrate ABC transporter, ATPase subunits C and D~PFAM: ABC transporter related~SMART: AAA ATPase~SPTR: Nitrate ABC transporter, ATPase subunits C and D;~TIGRFAM: nitrate ABC transporter, ATPase subunits C and D), with protein MSSFIEIDQLDKIFPLPDGGQYVALRNIDLKIKKGEFISLIGHSGCGKSTLLNMVSGLDLPTNGGVILEGRQIEGPGPDRMVVFQNYSLLPWLTVRQNIALAVNEVMKDLSPGEKKAVVNQAITMVGLRHAANKQPGQLSGGMKQRVAIARALAIKPKVLLLDEPFGALDALTRGNLQERLMEIVEQNHVTTIMVTHDVDEALLLSDRVVMLTTGPEAHIGQILEVPIPRPRHRLEVVNHPSYYALRNEMVYFLNQQKRSNKTKTVVGPLTIAANGLEKINLNLGFMPLTDSAPLIIAKEKGFFEDEGLSQVTLSREKSWKTICSGVAENRLDGAGMLAGMPLSMTLGARGKAPVSVVTAMVLSRNGNSITLSKKFAEQGVKTLEDLQRAIASTPDGVHTFGMVHPSSMHNLMLRYWLASGGIDPDKDVALSVIPPAQMVSNLKAGNIDGYCVGEPWNTHSVLDEQGYVIATDLDIWPSHPEKVLGVKEEWANKYPLTHIALIKALVRACEYCDDRRNRQEVLEILAKPEYLGVSPEYLKPGFTEPYRRNLEDEPENLLRYNQFFVDQANYPSRSEGLWILTQLARWGYISFPRNWIEVLERVRRPELLGEALRQLDLPDSAPNRQSFSLFDGMVFNPDDPLGYLERLTIKRDFRVAEALLDEPMAEKL; from the coding sequence ATGTCTTCATTTATAGAAATTGATCAACTAGATAAAATATTTCCCCTCCCTGATGGTGGTCAATATGTTGCCCTCAGAAACATTGATTTAAAAATCAAAAAAGGGGAATTTATCTCCCTCATCGGACACTCTGGCTGTGGTAAGTCCACCCTCTTGAATATGGTATCGGGGTTAGATTTACCCACCAATGGCGGTGTCATTCTTGAGGGAAGACAAATCGAAGGGCCAGGGCCAGATCGGATGGTGGTTTTTCAAAACTACTCCCTCTTGCCATGGTTAACCGTCAGACAAAACATCGCCTTGGCAGTGAATGAGGTGATGAAAGACTTATCCCCTGGGGAGAAAAAAGCCGTCGTCAATCAGGCTATTACCATGGTGGGTTTACGTCATGCCGCCAATAAACAACCGGGACAACTTTCGGGGGGTATGAAACAGCGAGTGGCCATCGCCCGTGCCTTAGCCATCAAGCCCAAAGTATTATTACTAGACGAACCTTTTGGCGCCTTAGATGCCCTCACCCGAGGAAATTTACAAGAAAGATTAATGGAAATCGTGGAGCAGAACCATGTAACCACCATCATGGTAACTCACGATGTGGATGAAGCCCTATTATTATCAGATCGGGTAGTAATGCTTACCACAGGACCAGAGGCTCATATCGGGCAGATCCTCGAAGTACCAATCCCCCGTCCACGACACCGTTTAGAAGTGGTAAATCACCCCAGTTATTACGCCCTGCGTAACGAAATGGTGTACTTCCTCAACCAACAAAAACGCTCCAACAAAACCAAAACTGTGGTCGGCCCTCTCACCATTGCCGCCAATGGATTGGAAAAAATTAACCTTAACTTAGGTTTCATGCCCCTTACCGACTCTGCCCCTCTCATCATTGCCAAAGAAAAAGGCTTTTTTGAGGATGAAGGGTTAAGTCAAGTTACCCTCAGTCGTGAGAAAAGTTGGAAAACCATCTGTTCTGGGGTGGCGGAAAATCGTCTTGATGGGGCAGGAATGTTAGCAGGAATGCCCTTGAGTATGACCCTTGGGGCAAGGGGGAAAGCACCCGTTTCCGTGGTCACAGCCATGGTATTGAGCCGTAATGGTAACTCCATCACCCTGAGCAAAAAATTCGCCGAACAAGGAGTTAAAACCCTCGAAGACTTACAAAGGGCGATCGCCTCTACCCCTGACGGAGTGCATACTTTCGGTATGGTTCACCCCTCCTCCATGCACAACTTGATGTTACGCTACTGGTTAGCTTCAGGAGGCATTGATCCTGATAAAGATGTAGCACTTTCCGTCATTCCTCCCGCCCAGATGGTATCAAACCTCAAAGCAGGAAATATCGATGGTTATTGTGTGGGAGAGCCTTGGAATACCCATTCTGTCTTGGATGAACAAGGCTACGTCATCGCCACCGATTTAGACATTTGGCCCAGCCACCCCGAAAAAGTATTGGGAGTAAAAGAAGAGTGGGCAAATAAATATCCCCTGACCCACATTGCCCTAATCAAAGCCTTGGTAAGAGCCTGTGAATATTGCGATGATCGCCGTAACCGTCAAGAAGTTTTGGAAATTTTGGCAAAACCTGAATATTTAGGCGTTTCCCCAGAATATTTAAAACCCGGTTTCACCGAACCCTATCGCCGTAATCTTGAAGATGAACCCGAAAACCTCTTACGTTATAATCAATTTTTTGTCGATCAAGCCAATTATCCCTCTCGCTCCGAAGGATTATGGATTTTGACTCAGTTGGCAAGATGGGGTTATATTTCCTTCCCCCGTAACTGGATTGAGGTTTTGGAAAGGGTACGTCGCCCCGAACTTTTAGGGGAAGCCTTGCGTCAGTTAGATTTACCCGACTCAGCCCCCAATCGTCAGAGTTTCAGCCTTTTTGATGGCATGGTGTTTAACCCCGATGATCCTCTTGGCTACCTTGAAAGGCTCACCATTAAGCGAGATTTCCGAGTGGCTGAGGCTCTTTTGGATGAACCCATGGCAGAAAAACTCTAA
- a CDS encoding nitrate ABC transporter, inner membrane subunit (PFAM: Binding-protein-dependent transport system inner membrane component~TIGRFAM: nitrate ABC transporter, permease protein~COGs: COG0600 ABC-type nitrate/sulfonate/bicarbonate transport system permease component~InterPro IPR000515:IPR005889~KEGG: cyc:PCC7424_3526 nitrate ABC transporter, inner membrane subunit~PFAM: binding-protein-dependent transport systems inner membrane component~SPTR: Nitrate ABC transporter, inner membrane subunit;~TIGRFAM: nitrate ABC transporter, inner membrane subunit) codes for MVAQTGLRKKKNPINATIKNIVKSPQKIVAPIVALVVLLIIWQILASPQDVNLPTPVQVIQDTWDPYIIDPFFDNGGVDKGFFWQISASLRRVAIGFSLSAVVGIALGILIGSNKLFYAALDPIFQVLRTIPPLAWLPISLAAMRQADPSAIFVIFITAIWPIIINTTVGVQQIPQDYRNVSRVLHLSKITFFFNILIPSTLPYIFTGLKIGIGLSWLAIIAAEMLVGGVGIGFFIWDAYNSGFMSEIIIALVYVGLIGLLLDRLVSFIASLVVAEEQK; via the coding sequence ATGGTTGCTCAAACAGGTTTACGCAAAAAAAAGAATCCCATCAACGCAACAATTAAAAATATTGTTAAATCTCCCCAAAAAATAGTCGCCCCCATCGTCGCCCTAGTCGTCTTGTTAATCATCTGGCAAATTTTAGCCTCTCCCCAAGACGTTAATTTACCCACCCCAGTACAAGTAATCCAAGATACTTGGGATCCTTATATCATCGATCCTTTCTTTGACAATGGCGGTGTTGATAAGGGTTTCTTCTGGCAAATTTCCGCTAGTTTACGCCGTGTTGCCATCGGTTTTTCCCTTTCTGCCGTCGTTGGTATTGCTTTAGGCATCTTAATTGGTAGTAACAAACTATTTTATGCCGCCCTTGACCCCATCTTTCAGGTACTTAGAACCATTCCCCCCCTCGCTTGGTTACCTATCTCCCTCGCTGCCATGCGTCAAGCAGATCCTAGTGCTATTTTTGTAATTTTTATTACTGCAATTTGGCCTATTATTATCAATACCACCGTAGGAGTACAACAAATCCCCCAAGACTATCGTAACGTTTCCAGAGTTTTGCACCTTTCCAAAATTACTTTTTTCTTTAATATTCTTATTCCCTCCACCCTTCCTTATATTTTCACAGGCTTAAAAATCGGTATCGGTTTATCTTGGTTAGCGATTATCGCCGCTGAGATGTTAGTTGGTGGTGTGGGAATCGGTTTCTTTATCTGGGATGCCTACAACAGTGGTTTTATGTCAGAAATTATCATCGCCCTTGTGTATGTAGGATTAATCGGCTTACTTCTCGATCGCCTCGTAAGTTTCATTGCCTCTTTAGTAGTTGCTGAAGAACAAAAATAG
- a CDS encoding TM2 domain containing protein (PFAM: TM2 domain~KEGG: cyn:Cyan7425_1506 TM2 domain containing protein~SPTR: TM2 domain containing protein): protein MTEFNASEVQSKKMAAGICGILLGSLGIHKFILGYNQEGIIMLLVSVLTCGFAAAITGIIGIVEGVIYLMKTDEEFYNIYINGKQPWF from the coding sequence ATGACTGAATTTAATGCTTCAGAAGTTCAGAGCAAAAAAATGGCAGCTGGTATCTGCGGAATTCTCTTAGGCTCTTTGGGAATACATAAATTTATCCTCGGCTATAATCAAGAGGGGATTATTATGCTTTTGGTCAGTGTTCTAACTTGTGGTTTTGCTGCTGCCATTACGGGAATTATCGGCATCGTTGAGGGTGTAATCTATTTAATGAAGACTGATGAAGAGTTTTATAATATATACATCAATGGAAAACAACCTTGGTTTTAG